The Deltaproteobacteria bacterium genome window below encodes:
- a CDS encoding CDP-alcohol phosphatidyltransferase family protein, protein MDKPDDAAMVPRRRLLSKPDWVDAKEQAIAARVHVHPNVLSSVKLVVVLPPLVLALRQVDVLPFSTALTVALVVAFFALDYLDGIVARHRGLATPFGRIFDRLTDYPLLVVVCYLNADVVRPWLLIAKVGLDLLLLALYALGRGVTDNRLRTALSYTTLLALLLLSQGWAPRVLTATSVEALLGINVVFSAAVALLGLGLLRKRFLADVLSACNLLCGVASIAFATRGRFEMSLLFVVLGAAFDGFDGAAARRFGGTRFGVYSDDIADGINYGIAPGVALYFALGGGLSGAVIGVFYSLFTITRLVFFTLDKGNSDPNYFSGVPSPAGGLTTMSSILVFEGQPALIGLMVGMACAQMVSFSTHYRHLGRALAQHRRAVVGAPVYAAALLIGLRLYGARGAAATILVPILFYGFLPTMLAFRRVLQVRRATRASRKAARDGAPSAEVGADRHDDGDAAVEPDVALADR, encoded by the coding sequence ATGGACAAGCCCGACGACGCCGCGATGGTTCCGCGCCGCCGCCTGCTGAGCAAGCCCGACTGGGTCGATGCGAAGGAACAGGCGATCGCGGCGCGGGTGCACGTGCACCCCAACGTGCTGTCGTCGGTGAAGCTGGTCGTGGTGCTGCCGCCGCTGGTGCTCGCGCTGCGGCAGGTCGACGTGCTGCCGTTCTCGACCGCGCTCACGGTCGCGTTGGTGGTGGCCTTCTTCGCGCTCGACTACCTCGATGGCATCGTCGCGCGTCACCGCGGGCTGGCCACGCCGTTCGGGCGCATCTTCGATCGACTCACCGACTACCCGCTGTTGGTGGTGGTCTGCTACCTCAACGCCGACGTGGTGCGGCCGTGGCTGCTGATCGCCAAGGTCGGGCTCGATCTGCTGTTGTTGGCGCTGTATGCCCTCGGTCGCGGCGTCACCGACAACCGGCTGCGCACGGCGCTGTCGTACACGACCTTGCTGGCGCTGCTGCTGCTCAGCCAGGGCTGGGCACCGCGGGTGCTGACCGCCACCTCGGTCGAGGCGCTGCTGGGCATCAACGTGGTGTTCTCGGCCGCGGTCGCGTTGCTCGGCCTGGGCCTGCTGCGCAAGCGCTTCCTCGCCGATGTGCTGTCGGCGTGCAACCTGCTGTGCGGCGTCGCCAGCATCGCGTTCGCGACCCGTGGTCGCTTCGAGATGAGCCTGCTGTTCGTGGTGCTGGGGGCCGCCTTCGACGGCTTCGACGGTGCGGCCGCGCGGCGCTTCGGTGGCACTCGCTTCGGGGTCTACTCCGATGACATCGCCGACGGCATCAACTACGGCATCGCGCCCGGCGTCGCGCTCTACTTCGCGCTGGGCGGCGGCCTCTCGGGCGCGGTGATCGGCGTGTTCTACTCGCTGTTCACCATCACGCGGCTGGTGTTCTTCACGCTCGACAAGGGCAACAGCGACCCGAACTACTTCAGCGGCGTGCCGAGCCCGGCGGGGGGGCTCACGACGATGTCGTCGATCCTCGTGTTCGAGGGGCAGCCCGCGCTCATCGGGTTGATGGTGGGCATGGCGTGCGCGCAGATGGTGTCGTTCTCCACCCACTACCGTCACCTCGGCCGCGCGTTGGCGCAGCACCGGCGCGCGGTGGTCGGCGCGCCGGTCTACGCGGCCGCGCTGCTCATCGGCCTGCGCTTGTACGGTGCGCGTGGGGCCGCCGCGACCATCTTGGTGCCGATCCTGTTCTACGGCTTCTTGCCGACGATGCTGGCGTTTCGCCGCGTGCTGCAGGTGCGCCGGGCGACCCGCGCGAGCCGCAAGGCGGCCCGTGACGGTGCGCCTTCGGCCGAAGTCGGTGCGGACCGCCACGATGACGGCGATGCGGCGGTCGAGCCCGACGTCGCGCTCGCCGACCGCTGA